From Cellulosimicrobium cellulans, the proteins below share one genomic window:
- a CDS encoding hemolysin family protein, with amino-acid sequence MTTFLSLLLGLLVVLAITAATAYFVAQEFAYMTVDRSRLGAKAEAGDESARRALAVTRRTSFVLSGAQLGITVTGLLVGYVAEPLIGESLGTMLGGVGVPTGVGVVVGTVLALVLSTIIQMLFGELFPKNLAIARAEPLAKGLARSTTAYLTVFGWLIAVFDKASNALLRLLKIEPVHDVDNTATARDLEHIVADSRESGDLPDELSVLLDRILDFPQRDVEHAMIPRSRVGTVRPEATVAEVRELMARAHTRYPVVDETDQPLGVVQLADVLATDLPDDAPVTDLMRPAVVLPTTMTLPDALGQLNSTRNQLACVIDEYGGFTGVLTVEDLAEELVGEITDEHDPEQPVTVTAEDDGVWVMGGDVHVDEAERALGHDLPRGDHETVSGLLIAQHGALPRAGDTIEVPLPDDPADLVHDEPVHRTLVVDVLSVERHVPRLVRVRLVEQRGDAPAVDVAHPTTHEAAHPADAAKETR; translated from the coding sequence ATGACGACCTTCCTCTCCCTCCTGCTCGGTCTCCTCGTGGTTCTCGCGATCACGGCGGCGACGGCGTACTTCGTCGCCCAGGAGTTCGCCTACATGACCGTCGACCGCTCCCGCCTGGGGGCCAAGGCGGAGGCCGGCGACGAGTCGGCCCGGCGCGCGCTCGCCGTCACCCGGCGCACCTCCTTCGTCCTGTCCGGGGCCCAGCTCGGGATCACCGTGACGGGCCTGCTCGTCGGCTACGTGGCCGAGCCGCTCATCGGCGAGTCGTTGGGCACGATGCTCGGCGGCGTGGGCGTCCCCACGGGCGTCGGCGTGGTCGTGGGCACCGTCCTCGCCCTCGTGCTGTCGACGATCATCCAGATGCTCTTCGGCGAGCTGTTCCCCAAGAACCTCGCCATCGCGCGGGCCGAGCCGCTCGCGAAGGGCCTGGCCCGTTCCACGACCGCCTACCTCACGGTGTTCGGCTGGCTCATCGCGGTCTTCGACAAGGCGTCCAACGCCCTGCTGCGCCTGCTCAAGATCGAGCCGGTGCACGACGTCGACAACACCGCGACCGCGCGCGACCTCGAGCACATCGTGGCCGACTCGCGCGAGAGCGGGGACCTGCCCGACGAGCTGTCCGTGCTGCTCGACCGCATCCTCGACTTCCCCCAGCGGGACGTCGAGCACGCGATGATCCCGCGCTCGCGCGTCGGGACGGTCCGCCCCGAGGCGACCGTCGCCGAGGTCCGCGAGCTCATGGCCCGCGCCCACACCCGCTACCCCGTGGTCGACGAGACGGACCAGCCGCTCGGCGTCGTCCAGCTCGCCGACGTCCTGGCGACCGACCTGCCCGACGACGCGCCCGTCACCGATCTCATGCGACCGGCCGTCGTGCTGCCGACGACCATGACGCTGCCCGACGCGCTCGGGCAGCTCAACTCCACGCGCAACCAGCTCGCGTGCGTCATCGACGAGTACGGCGGCTTCACCGGCGTGCTCACGGTCGAGGACCTCGCCGAGGAGCTCGTGGGCGAGATCACCGACGAGCACGACCCGGAGCAGCCCGTCACGGTCACGGCCGAGGACGACGGCGTGTGGGTCATGGGCGGCGACGTCCACGTCGACGAGGCGGAGCGCGCGCTCGGGCACGACCTGCCGCGCGGCGACCACGAGACGGTCTCCGGGCTCCTCATCGCCCAGCACGGCGCCCTGCCCCGCGCGGGCGACACGATCGAGGTCCCGCTGCCGGACGACCCGGCCGACCTCGTCCACGACGAGCCCGTGCACCGCACGCTCGTGGTCGACGTCCTGTCTGTCGAGCGGCACGTGCCGCGCCTCGTGCGCGTCCGGCTGGTCGAGCAGCGGGGCGACGCCCCGGCCGTGGACGTCGCACACCCCACCACGCACGAGGCTGCCCACCCGGCGGACGCAGCGAAGGAGACCCGATGA
- a CDS encoding hemolysin family protein → MSNPWVVVVATVAIIALSAFFVAVEFALLGAKRHRLEDAAPTSRAARAALRSSNELTLLMAGAQLGITACTLALGAITKPAVHHWLTPVFETWGAPLWAADVAGFVLALVIVTFLHLVIGEMAPKSWAIAHPERSATLLALPMRGFMWAFRPLLRWLNALANRCVRAVGVEPVENVEGGGQDPATLRHLVEHSANVGALEASYRVQISGVIELETLTVDALVPAEGRPTSVPATATAADVRAASARSGHLRILVQNGSVVPKVVHVRDTLLEPDDRLAGELARPGFVLASGTTVHAALARMRESSEQLAIVMDGGRFVGVVTLADVLRRILPSPEEPTPALVG, encoded by the coding sequence ATGAGCAACCCCTGGGTCGTCGTCGTGGCGACCGTCGCGATCATCGCGCTCAGCGCGTTCTTCGTCGCCGTGGAGTTCGCGCTCCTCGGCGCCAAGCGGCACCGCCTCGAGGACGCCGCTCCGACCAGCCGCGCCGCGCGCGCGGCGCTGCGCAGCTCGAACGAGCTGACCCTGCTCATGGCGGGCGCCCAGCTCGGCATCACGGCGTGCACCCTCGCGCTCGGCGCCATCACCAAGCCCGCGGTGCACCACTGGCTCACCCCGGTCTTCGAGACCTGGGGCGCGCCCCTGTGGGCCGCCGACGTCGCGGGCTTCGTGCTCGCGCTCGTCATCGTGACGTTCCTGCACCTCGTCATCGGGGAGATGGCGCCCAAGTCGTGGGCGATCGCCCACCCGGAGCGCTCGGCCACCCTGCTGGCGCTCCCGATGCGCGGGTTCATGTGGGCGTTCCGTCCGCTCCTGCGCTGGCTCAACGCGCTCGCGAACCGCTGCGTGCGGGCCGTGGGCGTCGAGCCCGTCGAGAACGTCGAGGGCGGCGGGCAGGATCCCGCGACCCTGCGCCACCTCGTCGAGCACTCGGCGAACGTCGGTGCGCTCGAGGCGTCGTACCGCGTGCAGATCTCGGGCGTCATCGAGCTCGAGACCCTCACGGTCGACGCGCTCGTGCCGGCCGAGGGCCGCCCGACGTCGGTCCCCGCGACGGCCACGGCCGCGGACGTGCGTGCCGCGTCGGCCCGGTCGGGGCACCTGCGGATCCTCGTCCAGAACGGGAGCGTCGTCCCGAAGGTCGTGCACGTGCGCGACACGCTCCTGGAGCCCGACGACCGGCTCGCCGGGGAGCTCGCGCGTCCCGGGTTCGTGCTCGCGTCGGGGACGACCGTGCACGCCGCGCTCGCGCGCATGCGCGAGTCGAGCGAGCAGCTCGCGATCGTCATGGACGGCGGGCGGTTCGTCGGCGTCGTGACGCTCGCCGACGTGCTGCGCCGCATCCTGCCGTCCCCGGAGGAGCCGACGCCGGCGCTCGTCGGCTGA
- a CDS encoding acyl-CoA dehydrogenase family protein, with translation MPTPVAPSSSPSSFAPPFPEPRTLLTDDLLEAVRGRAAGYDRDNAFFDEDLAALTEAGYLRALVPASFGGAGLGLREVAHEQARLAGAAPATALAVNMHHVWTGVARYLHERGDASLDWLLEEAGRGEVFGFGYSEGGNDLVLLGSRTEARPDGTGGYTFHGRKIFTSNSPAWTRLGVLGLDTVSDDAPRLVHAFVARDAGVEVLDDWDTMGMRASQSRSTVLDGAHAPADRVVRRLAPGPTLDPLVVGIFTTFETLLASVYTGIAGRALELGVAAARRRTSMKNDGASLAQDPDIRWRLADAALALDAVWPQIDTVAGELDALVDRGAGWFRATAGLKVRATETAKTVVDQMVRVAGGSSYFAGNELGRLYRDVLAGIFHPSDDESAHSTVAQSLLGPLD, from the coding sequence ATGCCCACGCCCGTCGCCCCGTCGTCCTCCCCCTCCTCCTTCGCGCCGCCGTTCCCCGAACCCCGCACCCTCCTCACCGACGACCTGCTCGAGGCCGTCCGCGGCCGGGCGGCGGGCTACGACCGCGACAACGCCTTCTTCGACGAGGACCTGGCCGCCCTGACCGAGGCCGGGTACCTGCGCGCGCTCGTGCCCGCGTCGTTCGGCGGCGCCGGGCTCGGCCTGCGCGAGGTCGCGCACGAGCAGGCGCGCCTCGCGGGCGCGGCCCCCGCGACGGCGCTCGCGGTGAACATGCACCACGTGTGGACCGGCGTCGCGCGCTACCTGCACGAGCGCGGCGACGCCTCGCTCGACTGGCTGCTCGAGGAGGCCGGTCGCGGCGAGGTGTTCGGCTTCGGGTACTCCGAGGGCGGCAACGACCTCGTCCTGCTCGGGTCCCGCACCGAGGCGCGGCCGGACGGCACGGGTGGCTACACGTTCCACGGCCGCAAGATCTTCACGTCCAACTCGCCCGCGTGGACGCGCCTCGGCGTCCTCGGGCTCGACACGGTGTCCGACGACGCCCCGCGCCTCGTGCACGCGTTCGTCGCCCGGGACGCCGGGGTCGAGGTGCTCGACGACTGGGACACGATGGGCATGCGCGCGTCGCAGTCCCGATCGACGGTGCTGGACGGCGCGCACGCGCCCGCCGACCGCGTCGTGCGGCGGCTCGCGCCCGGGCCCACTCTCGACCCGCTCGTCGTCGGGATCTTCACGACGTTCGAGACCCTCCTCGCGTCCGTCTACACCGGGATCGCGGGGCGCGCGCTCGAGCTCGGCGTCGCGGCGGCGCGCCGCCGCACGTCGATGAAGAACGACGGCGCGTCGCTCGCGCAGGACCCGGACATCCGCTGGCGCCTCGCAGACGCCGCGCTCGCGCTCGACGCGGTCTGGCCGCAGATCGACACCGTCGCGGGCGAGCTCGACGCCCTCGTCGACCGCGGCGCCGGCTGGTTCCGCGCGACCGCGGGGCTCAAGGTGCGCGCCACGGAGACGGCGAAGACGGTCGTCGACCAGATGGTGCGCGTCGCCGGCGGGTCGAGCTACTTCGCGGGCAACGAGCTGGGCCGCCTGTACCGCGACGTGCTGGCCGGGATCTTCCACCCGTCCGACGACGAGTCGGCCCACTCGACGGTCGCCCAGTCCCTGCTGGGCCCGCTGGACTGA
- a CDS encoding trans-sulfuration enzyme family protein has translation MNDPHVPAALSPATVAVAAGRPERAQGAPVNPPIVLSSTYVSQGVQQPGELLYTRMDTETWHPFEEALAALEGGEHPGVAFGSGMAAIAAVFSLVPAGGKVVLPRHAYQVTLGFADDLAARAGVEVVRVDVADTDQVIAALDGASLLLVESPTNPMLEVADLPVLLAAARDRGVLTAVDNTFATPLGQQPLAHGADVVVHSVTKYLAGHSDVVLGAAVARTAELTATLRSYRTLHGSIPGPFEVWLALRGLRTLALRVERAQANAAELARRLADHPDVVEVRHPSLPTDPGHERASRLMTGYGSILGVRPRGGAAGADAVVGAVRLWVPATSLGGVESSLERRRRFATESLTVPEDLLRLSVGIEDVEDLWQDLDRALRAPAG, from the coding sequence ATGAACGACCCGCACGTGCCCGCCGCCCTCTCTCCCGCGACCGTCGCCGTCGCCGCCGGACGGCCCGAGCGCGCGCAGGGCGCGCCCGTGAACCCGCCGATCGTCCTGTCCTCGACGTACGTCTCGCAGGGTGTACAGCAGCCCGGCGAACTCCTGTACACGCGCATGGACACCGAGACGTGGCACCCGTTCGAGGAGGCGCTCGCCGCGCTCGAGGGGGGCGAGCACCCGGGCGTGGCCTTCGGGTCCGGGATGGCGGCGATCGCGGCGGTGTTCTCGCTCGTGCCCGCCGGCGGCAAGGTCGTGCTCCCCCGGCACGCCTACCAGGTGACGCTCGGCTTCGCCGACGACCTCGCGGCGCGCGCAGGGGTCGAGGTCGTCCGGGTCGACGTCGCGGACACCGACCAGGTGATCGCCGCGCTCGACGGCGCCTCGCTCCTGCTCGTCGAGTCCCCGACGAACCCCATGCTCGAGGTCGCCGACCTGCCCGTGCTGCTCGCGGCCGCTCGTGACCGCGGCGTGCTCACCGCCGTCGACAACACGTTCGCGACCCCGCTCGGACAGCAGCCGCTCGCGCACGGCGCGGACGTCGTCGTGCACTCGGTGACGAAGTACCTCGCCGGGCACTCCGACGTCGTCCTCGGCGCCGCCGTCGCGCGCACGGCCGAGCTCACCGCGACGCTGCGCTCCTACCGGACGCTCCACGGGTCGATCCCGGGTCCGTTCGAGGTGTGGCTCGCGCTGCGCGGCCTGCGCACCCTCGCGCTGCGCGTCGAGCGCGCCCAGGCGAACGCCGCCGAGCTGGCGCGGCGCCTCGCCGACCACCCCGACGTCGTCGAGGTGCGCCACCCGAGCCTGCCGACGGACCCCGGGCACGAGCGCGCGTCGCGACTCATGACCGGGTACGGCTCGATCCTCGGCGTCCGACCTCGTGGCGGGGCCGCGGGCGCGGACGCCGTCGTCGGTGCCGTGCGCCTGTGGGTGCCCGCGACCAGCCTCGGCGGCGTGGAGTCGAGCCTGGAGCGTCGCCGCCGGTTCGCGACCGAGTCCCTCACGGTCCCCGAGGACCTGCTGCGCCTCTCCGTCGGGATCGAGGACGTCGAGGACCTCTGGCAGGACCTGGACCGGGCGCTGCGCGCACCCGCCGGCTGA
- a CDS encoding DUF6191 domain-containing protein produces the protein MLQGIGAQAGGVLVVVALTVLLVVGITRFTSGAEARARRDAGAGESASSGMFGEIVEIFQPSRTHVTEEKERQRLDIVQRPAEGRPFDVDLDDGVFYVPAGTAGPARPDTDAR, from the coding sequence ATGCTGCAGGGGATCGGTGCACAGGCAGGTGGGGTTCTCGTCGTGGTGGCGCTCACGGTGCTGCTCGTCGTCGGGATCACGCGGTTCACGTCAGGCGCCGAGGCGCGCGCCCGGCGCGACGCGGGCGCGGGGGAGAGCGCGTCGTCGGGCATGTTCGGCGAGATCGTCGAGATCTTCCAGCCGAGCCGCACGCACGTGACGGAGGAGAAGGAGCGGCAGCGGCTCGACATCGTGCAGCGTCCCGCGGAGGGGCGTCCGTTCGACGTCGACCTCGACGACGGCGTCTTCTACGTGCCGGCGGGCACGGCCGGTCCCGCGCGACCGGACACCGACGCGCGGTAG
- a CDS encoding AMIN-like domain-containing (lipo)protein, with product MRTDRGDRARRGAATSSRAATAAVGLLVLSLAACTPGGTDDSPSPSGTTTSDSPSPTDSPSDESGESPTDDSSTPADDASEAPLPFPANTDPDTQDPSADAALTVTDIRVGHHDGFDRVVFELGGAGTPGWRVEYVDEPIDDGSGNVATVDGDAYLQVMISGSGYPMDTGVDEYAGPNPVRAGDDGEVEEVLLRGVFEGYTQAFVGVDDEQRPFRVFSLEDPTRVVVDVRDDD from the coding sequence ATGCGAACGGACCGAGGCGACCGGGCGCGACGCGGAGCCGCGACGTCATCACGGGCCGCGACGGCCGCCGTCGGGCTGCTGGTGCTCTCGCTCGCCGCGTGCACCCCCGGCGGCACGGACGACTCCCCGTCGCCGTCGGGCACCACCACGAGCGACTCGCCCAGCCCCACGGACTCGCCGTCCGACGAGTCGGGCGAGAGCCCGACCGACGACTCGTCGACGCCGGCCGACGACGCGTCCGAGGCCCCGCTGCCGTTCCCCGCGAACACCGATCCCGACACCCAGGACCCGTCCGCGGACGCAGCCCTGACCGTGACGGACATCCGGGTCGGGCACCACGACGGGTTCGACCGTGTCGTCTTCGAGCTCGGCGGCGCGGGGACGCCCGGGTGGCGCGTCGAGTACGTCGACGAGCCGATCGACGACGGCAGCGGCAACGTCGCGACCGTCGACGGCGACGCCTACCTGCAGGTCATGATCTCCGGCTCGGGGTACCCCATGGACACGGGTGTCGACGAGTACGCGGGCCCCAACCCGGTGCGCGCGGGCGACGACGGCGAGGTCGAGGAGGTCCTGCTGCGCGGGGTCTTCGAGGGCTACACGCAGGCGTTCGTCGGGGTCGACGACGAGCAGCGCCCGTTCCGGGTGTTCTCGCTCGAGGACCCGACGCGCGTGGTCGTCGACGTCCGCGACGACGACTGA
- a CDS encoding NAD(P)H-dependent glycerol-3-phosphate dehydrogenase, whose protein sequence is MTGDQTVETSPGPLGAGDVPAAERVVAAVLGSGSWGTTFAAVLADAGCEVRLWGRDPEVAAQVNLSRRNEKRLPGIELPAGIRATTDARDALAGAGLVVVAIPSQVARTTLAELRPHLEPDAVAVSLMKGVELSTDRRMSEVVAESLGLPPERVAVVSGPNLAREIAHRQPTATVVSCVDEDVARYVARACSSSYFRPYTNRDVVGVELCGAVKNVIALAVGIAQGRGFGWNTTATVITRGLVEITRLGLVLGADAATFAGLAGMGDLVATCSSPLSRNHTLGKHIGQGLSLDDAIAATGGTAEGVKSCRSVLELAQKVGVEMPITAGVVAVLHEGMPVDEMARGLLARPQKAEGISAER, encoded by the coding sequence GTGACCGGGGACCAGACCGTCGAGACGAGCCCCGGGCCGCTCGGCGCGGGCGACGTCCCCGCCGCGGAGCGCGTCGTCGCCGCGGTCCTCGGGTCGGGGAGCTGGGGCACGACGTTCGCCGCCGTGCTCGCCGACGCCGGCTGCGAGGTCCGCCTGTGGGGTCGCGATCCCGAGGTCGCCGCGCAGGTGAACCTCTCCCGACGGAACGAGAAGCGGCTTCCGGGCATCGAGCTGCCCGCAGGGATCCGGGCCACGACCGACGCGCGCGACGCGCTCGCCGGGGCGGGGCTGGTCGTCGTCGCGATCCCCTCGCAGGTCGCCCGCACGACGCTCGCCGAGCTGCGCCCGCACCTGGAGCCCGACGCCGTCGCGGTCTCGCTCATGAAGGGCGTCGAGCTGAGCACCGACCGCCGCATGAGCGAGGTCGTCGCGGAGTCCCTCGGGCTGCCGCCCGAGCGCGTCGCCGTGGTCTCGGGCCCCAACCTGGCGCGGGAGATCGCGCACCGCCAGCCGACGGCGACCGTCGTGTCGTGCGTCGACGAGGACGTGGCGCGGTACGTGGCGCGCGCGTGCTCGTCGTCGTACTTCCGTCCCTACACCAACCGCGACGTCGTCGGGGTCGAGCTCTGCGGGGCGGTCAAGAACGTCATCGCGCTCGCCGTGGGCATCGCGCAGGGCCGGGGCTTCGGCTGGAACACCACGGCCACCGTCATCACCCGCGGCCTCGTCGAGATCACGCGCCTGGGCCTCGTGCTCGGCGCCGACGCGGCGACGTTCGCCGGTCTCGCGGGCATGGGCGACCTGGTCGCGACGTGCTCGTCGCCGCTCTCGCGCAACCACACGCTCGGCAAGCACATCGGCCAGGGGCTGAGCCTCGACGACGCGATCGCCGCGACCGGCGGCACGGCCGAGGGCGTCAAGTCCTGCCGGTCGGTCCTCGAGCTGGCGCAGAAGGTGGGCGTCGAGATGCCGATCACGGCGGGGGTCGTCGCGGTGCTGCACGAGGGCATGCCCGTCGACGAGATGGCGCGCGGCCTGCTCGCCCGGCCGCAGAAGGCCGAGGGGATCTCGGCGGAGCGCTGA
- a CDS encoding lysophospholipid acyltransferase family protein translates to MPSLPETPRAYKNLAFFLRPILFAITRRDWRGAENLPPTGFIAAANHVTEFDPLTLAHFLYDQGRAPKITAKSSLFTVPVLGGVLRRTGMIPVHRGTSGAAQSLVDSTARLDEGECVVFFPEGTLTRDPDGWPMVGKTGVARLALTSRAPVVPIAQWGAEQLLAPYGKVFKPIPPKRVAVHAGPPVDLSDLYDRPQDTATLREATERIMTAITRQLEEIRGAKAPAERFDVRQHPGSERRR, encoded by the coding sequence GTGCCGAGCCTGCCCGAGACCCCGCGCGCGTACAAGAACCTCGCGTTCTTCCTGCGCCCGATCCTCTTCGCGATCACCCGCCGTGACTGGCGCGGTGCGGAGAACCTGCCCCCGACCGGCTTCATCGCCGCGGCGAACCATGTCACGGAGTTCGACCCGTTGACGCTCGCGCACTTCCTCTACGACCAGGGGCGCGCGCCCAAGATCACCGCCAAGTCGTCGCTGTTCACGGTGCCGGTCCTGGGTGGCGTCCTGCGCCGTACGGGCATGATCCCGGTCCACCGGGGCACGTCGGGCGCCGCACAGTCCCTCGTCGACTCCACCGCGCGTCTCGACGAGGGGGAGTGCGTCGTGTTCTTCCCCGAGGGGACGCTGACACGCGACCCCGACGGCTGGCCGATGGTCGGCAAGACGGGCGTCGCGCGCCTCGCCCTGACGAGCCGCGCCCCCGTCGTGCCCATCGCGCAGTGGGGCGCCGAGCAGCTCCTCGCGCCGTACGGCAAGGTGTTCAAGCCGATCCCGCCCAAGCGGGTCGCCGTGCACGCAGGCCCGCCCGTCGACCTGTCCGACCTCTACGACCGTCCGCAGGACACCGCGACGCTGCGCGAGGCGACCGAGCGCATCATGACGGCGATCACGCGTCAGCTCGAGGAGATCCGGGGTGCGAAGGCGCCCGCGGAGCGCTTCGACGTGCGTCAGCACCCGGGTTCGGAGCGCCGCCGGTGA
- a CDS encoding response regulator transcription factor, whose amino-acid sequence MIRILLADDENLIRDAVASLLALEDDLEVVAQAASGPEAVAAALKLEPDVAVLDLQMPGLDGVEVAQRLAHDLPSCGVVIVTSHGRPGYLKRALEAGARGFLPKTVSSRVLADVVRQVRDGGRYVDPELAAEAIAAGASPLTAREADVLELAADGAPVEEIATRAHLAPGTVRNYLSSAAAKLGAANRHEAAHVARRHGWI is encoded by the coding sequence GTGATCCGCATCCTGCTCGCCGACGACGAGAACCTCATCCGTGACGCCGTCGCGTCGCTCCTGGCGCTCGAGGACGACCTGGAGGTCGTGGCGCAGGCCGCCTCGGGCCCCGAGGCCGTCGCCGCCGCCCTCAAGCTCGAGCCCGACGTCGCGGTGCTCGACCTCCAGATGCCCGGGCTCGACGGGGTCGAGGTCGCGCAGCGCCTCGCGCACGACCTGCCGTCGTGCGGCGTGGTGATCGTCACGAGCCACGGTCGGCCGGGCTACCTCAAGCGAGCCCTGGAGGCGGGCGCGCGCGGGTTCCTGCCCAAGACGGTCTCGTCGCGCGTGCTCGCGGACGTCGTGCGCCAGGTGCGCGACGGCGGTCGGTACGTCGACCCCGAGCTCGCCGCCGAGGCGATCGCCGCGGGCGCCAGCCCGCTCACCGCGCGCGAGGCGGACGTGCTCGAGCTCGCCGCCGACGGCGCGCCCGTCGAGGAGATCGCGACGCGCGCCCACCTGGCCCCGGGGACGGTGCGCAACTACCTGTCGTCGGCCGCCGCCAAGCTCGGGGCGGCGAACCGCCACGAGGCCGCGCACGTGGCGCGGCGGCACGGCTGGATCTGA
- a CDS encoding sensor histidine kinase, with the protein MITRPRTFLDVWSRRTAPERFDAYTRWSLYLLSLFEPFLALTLVGVDQTFRPATVGAWLVLVLVHTAGCIAVLRAGVVHFLGGPVVRSWLLALHGALSVAVAAVGFWTFPVGSAEDVAGSARYYAVLLGLGFGALAVVPLLTFRRLVLVGIVIAAVTGCSVWVGTGPISSTTVGMAVGLGVSSTIMLVAIFGSYRVSVWMLGIVWEQERTRVLHARLAVAEERLRFSRDLHDVFGRTLSVVAVKSELAAELAARGRPGAEEQMLEVRRIAQDALREVRAVVAGYRTADLAAELAGARSVLRSAGITTTVHGDETPVGTAAQEALAWAVREGVTNVVRHSTARTCTITVHRDRVSSVVEIVNDGAPAGVGDGRGSGLVGLRERLEGAGGSLQTWSDGGRYGLVARVPDDGAARGAPARGSALDVPAPTTERTTRA; encoded by the coding sequence GTGATCACCCGACCGCGCACGTTCCTCGACGTGTGGAGCCGTCGGACCGCGCCCGAGCGGTTCGACGCCTACACGCGCTGGTCGCTGTACCTGCTCTCGTTGTTCGAGCCGTTCCTGGCCCTCACGCTCGTCGGCGTCGACCAGACGTTCCGGCCAGCGACCGTCGGCGCGTGGCTCGTGCTCGTCCTCGTGCACACCGCCGGGTGCATCGCCGTGCTGCGCGCAGGCGTGGTGCACTTCCTCGGTGGCCCCGTGGTGCGGTCGTGGCTGCTCGCGCTGCACGGCGCCCTGTCGGTCGCGGTCGCGGCGGTCGGGTTCTGGACGTTCCCGGTCGGCTCGGCGGAGGACGTCGCCGGGAGCGCCCGGTACTACGCCGTCCTGCTGGGGCTGGGGTTCGGGGCTCTTGCCGTCGTGCCGCTCCTGACGTTCCGGCGCCTCGTCCTCGTCGGCATCGTGATCGCGGCGGTCACCGGGTGCTCGGTGTGGGTCGGGACCGGACCGATCTCCTCGACCACCGTCGGCATGGCGGTCGGGCTCGGTGTGTCGAGCACGATCATGCTCGTCGCGATCTTCGGTTCCTACCGCGTGTCCGTGTGGATGCTCGGCATCGTCTGGGAGCAGGAGCGCACGCGCGTGCTGCACGCGCGGCTCGCCGTCGCGGAGGAGCGGCTCCGGTTCTCCCGCGACCTGCACGACGTCTTCGGCCGCACGCTGTCCGTCGTCGCCGTGAAGAGCGAGCTCGCCGCGGAGCTGGCGGCCCGCGGCCGCCCTGGCGCGGAGGAGCAGATGCTCGAGGTGCGCCGGATCGCGCAGGACGCCCTGCGCGAGGTGCGTGCCGTCGTCGCCGGCTACCGGACGGCCGACCTCGCCGCCGAGCTGGCGGGCGCCCGCTCGGTCCTGCGGTCGGCGGGGATCACGACGACCGTCCACGGTGACGAGACGCCCGTCGGGACGGCGGCCCAGGAGGCGCTCGCCTGGGCGGTGCGCGAGGGCGTCACCAACGTGGTGCGGCACTCGACCGCCCGCACGTGCACGATCACGGTGCACCGGGACCGGGTGTCGAGCGTCGTCGAGATCGTCAACGACGGCGCCCCCGCGGGGGTGGGCGACGGGCGCGGCTCGGGGTTGGTCGGGCTCCGGGAGCGGCTGGAGGGCGCCGGCGGGAGCCTGCAGACGTGGTCCGACGGCGGCCGGTACGGCCTCGTCGCCCGCGTGCCCGACGACGGCGCGGCCCGGGGGGCGCCGGCGCGGGGCAGCGCTCTCGACGTTCCCGCCCCCACCACCGAGAGGACCACGCGCGCGTGA